In Paludisphaera rhizosphaerae, a single window of DNA contains:
- a CDS encoding sialidase family protein codes for MTRGRLALLLLWLLPSLVRAGDPELVDVFSPKADGFASIRIPSVVVGKNGTVLAFAEGRADDADQAKNRIILKRSKDGGRTWEKAKVIAEDGDKALNNPCAAVERESGLVLLLYQSYPAGVNERSGKIQPGYAGDLVVRNWLITSDDDGLTWTQPRDVTKETKRESRVTTIAGGPGIGIQLRHGKHAGRILMPFNEGPFGVWNIYAVYSDDKGKTWKMGDAAPGGLLDAGDDKKKTSMVNEAQFVELKDGSIRFNVRRWSGKAVRKTCVSEDGGVSWSKVDDAPDLADPGCMGSVLRYTDPADGARSRILFSGPQSTKRENGTVFVSYDEGKTWPTKRVLCQNAFAYSCLTALPDGTIGCLYEANGTSKIVFARFTLDWLTEGQDALETEGKQP; via the coding sequence ATGACGCGCGGTCGACTCGCTCTCTTGCTGCTATGGCTTCTGCCGTCGCTGGTTCGCGCCGGCGACCCCGAACTGGTGGACGTGTTCTCGCCCAAAGCCGACGGGTTCGCGTCGATCCGCATCCCCTCGGTCGTCGTCGGCAAGAATGGCACCGTCCTGGCCTTTGCCGAGGGGCGAGCCGACGACGCGGACCAGGCCAAGAACAGGATCATCCTGAAGCGCAGCAAGGACGGCGGCAGGACGTGGGAGAAGGCGAAGGTCATCGCCGAGGACGGGGACAAGGCGCTCAACAACCCGTGCGCGGCGGTCGAGCGGGAGAGCGGCCTGGTGCTGCTCCTCTACCAGTCGTACCCAGCCGGGGTCAACGAGCGGAGCGGGAAGATTCAGCCGGGCTACGCGGGTGATCTGGTCGTGCGGAACTGGCTCATCACCAGCGACGACGACGGCTTGACGTGGACGCAGCCCCGAGACGTCACGAAGGAGACGAAGCGAGAGAGCAGGGTGACGACCATCGCGGGCGGCCCGGGGATCGGGATTCAGCTTCGCCATGGCAAGCACGCCGGCCGCATTCTGATGCCGTTCAACGAGGGGCCGTTCGGCGTGTGGAACATCTACGCCGTGTATTCCGACGACAAAGGCAAGACCTGGAAGATGGGCGACGCGGCCCCCGGCGGGTTGCTCGACGCCGGCGACGACAAGAAGAAGACCAGCATGGTCAACGAAGCGCAGTTCGTGGAGTTGAAGGACGGCTCGATCCGGTTCAACGTCCGCCGCTGGTCGGGCAAGGCGGTGCGGAAGACCTGCGTGAGCGAGGACGGCGGAGTCTCGTGGTCGAAGGTGGACGACGCCCCGGACCTCGCCGATCCGGGCTGCATGGGATCGGTCCTGCGATACACCGACCCGGCGGACGGGGCCAGGAGCCGCATCCTGTTCTCGGGGCCGCAGAGCACCAAGCGGGAAAACGGGACGGTCTTCGTCAGCTACGACGAGGGCAAGACGTGGCCGACGAAACGGGTGCTGTGCCAGAACGCCTTCGCCTACTCCTGCCTGACGGCACTGCCGGACGGGACCATCGGATGCCTCTACGAGGCGAACGGGACGAGCAAGATCGTGTTCGCCCGGTTCACCCTCGACTGGCTGACGGAGGGTCAAGACGCTCTTGAGACGGAGGGGAAGCAGCCGTGA
- the lpdA gene encoding dihydrolipoyl dehydrogenase produces the protein MAERYDLVVIGAGPGGYVAAIRAAQLGMKVACVEKAAALGGTCLRIGCIPSKALLDSSEFYHLAEAKFSKHGIKVGGLEIDLPTMHKRKDGVVKGLTDGVAYLFKKNKITPYFGAASLTSPTTVKVVGNDKKTVELEAGHILLATGSEPINLPFMKFDGKTIVSSTEALAFDKVPQHLLVVGGGAIGLELGSVWRRLGAKVTVVEFLPRIVPSSDFEVGELLRKSLAKQGLEILTETKVSGAEILPNGGAKVTAQDKDNKTLTFTCDKVLVSVGRRAYSEGLDLAKAGVQADPKSGKVPVDKHFRTNVPTISALGDLIAGPMLAHKAEDEGVAFAEILAGKPGHVDYDTIPNVVYTWPELASVGKTEEQLKEQGIAYKVGKSPFLANGRAKAMDETEGVVKLLADAKTDRLLGAHIVGPRASDLIAELVAVMEFGGSSEDVARTCHAHPTLSETVKEAALAVDKRSISA, from the coding sequence GTGGCGGAACGGTACGACCTGGTCGTGATCGGGGCGGGCCCCGGCGGTTACGTGGCGGCGATCCGGGCGGCGCAGCTCGGGATGAAGGTGGCCTGCGTGGAGAAGGCCGCGGCCCTGGGGGGGACCTGTCTGCGGATCGGGTGCATCCCCAGCAAGGCCCTGCTGGACTCCAGCGAGTTCTACCACCTGGCCGAGGCCAAGTTCTCCAAGCACGGCATCAAGGTCGGCGGTCTGGAGATCGACCTGCCCACGATGCACAAGCGCAAGGACGGCGTCGTCAAGGGGCTCACCGACGGCGTCGCCTACCTGTTCAAGAAGAACAAGATCACCCCGTACTTCGGCGCCGCCAGCCTCACCTCGCCGACCACCGTCAAGGTCGTCGGCAACGACAAGAAGACCGTCGAACTGGAAGCCGGCCACATCCTGCTGGCCACCGGCTCCGAGCCCATCAACCTGCCGTTCATGAAGTTCGACGGCAAGACGATCGTCAGCTCCACGGAGGCCCTCGCCTTCGACAAGGTCCCGCAGCACCTCTTGGTCGTCGGCGGCGGCGCGATCGGCCTGGAACTGGGCTCGGTCTGGCGACGGCTCGGCGCGAAGGTCACGGTCGTGGAGTTCCTCCCCCGGATCGTCCCCTCGTCCGACTTCGAGGTTGGCGAACTGCTCCGCAAGAGCCTGGCGAAGCAGGGGCTGGAGATCCTCACCGAGACCAAGGTCTCGGGCGCGGAGATCCTGCCGAACGGGGGCGCCAAGGTCACCGCCCAGGACAAGGACAACAAGACCCTGACCTTCACCTGCGACAAGGTGCTGGTCTCCGTCGGCCGTCGGGCGTACTCGGAAGGCCTCGACCTGGCCAAGGCCGGCGTGCAGGCCGACCCGAAGTCGGGGAAGGTCCCCGTCGACAAGCACTTCCGCACCAACGTCCCGACGATCTCCGCCCTCGGCGACCTGATCGCCGGCCCGATGCTCGCCCACAAGGCCGAGGACGAGGGCGTCGCCTTCGCCGAGATCCTCGCCGGCAAGCCCGGGCACGTCGACTACGACACGATTCCCAACGTCGTCTACACCTGGCCCGAGCTGGCGAGCGTCGGCAAGACCGAGGAGCAACTCAAGGAGCAGGGGATCGCCTACAAGGTCGGCAAGTCCCCATTCCTGGCCAACGGCCGAGCCAAGGCCATGGACGAAACCGAGGGCGTCGTCAAGCTTTTGGCCGACGCCAAGACCGACCGCCTGCTCGGCGCCCACATCGTCGGCCCTCGGGCCAGCGACCTCATCGCCGAGCTGGTGGCCGTGATGGAATTCGGCGGCTCGTCCGAGGACGTCGCGAGGACCTGCCACGCCCACCCGACCCTCAGCGAGACCGTCAAGGAAGCCGCCCTGGCGGTCGACAAACGCTCCATCAGCGCCTGA
- the dcd gene encoding dCTP deaminase yields MILSDRQIHDALRLGQVRITPAPDDLTSDAWSSTALDLRLDARLQVWKPPDGASLVVDPADVNFSATELASSFAVEEDCTEGFEVAPGMFLLGWTIEKLQLPHVSRIAARVEGKSSLARIGLGVHVTAPTIHAGFGFRAEDPNFVGNPIQLEIWNAGPLTVRLVKGLHICQIIFEEVAGTPSRGYDGVFAVQGPDVEPPA; encoded by the coding sequence ATGATCCTCTCGGACCGGCAGATCCACGACGCCCTCCGCCTGGGCCAGGTCCGGATCACGCCGGCCCCGGACGACCTCACCTCCGACGCCTGGTCGTCCACCGCGCTGGACCTCCGGCTCGACGCCCGCCTCCAGGTCTGGAAGCCTCCCGACGGCGCGAGCCTGGTCGTCGATCCGGCCGACGTCAATTTCAGCGCCACCGAGCTGGCCTCGTCGTTCGCCGTCGAGGAGGACTGCACCGAGGGCTTCGAGGTCGCCCCGGGGATGTTCCTGCTGGGCTGGACGATCGAGAAGCTCCAACTCCCGCACGTCTCGCGAATCGCCGCCCGCGTCGAGGGGAAGAGCAGCCTGGCGAGGATCGGCCTAGGGGTCCACGTCACCGCGCCGACGATCCACGCCGGCTTCGGCTTCCGCGCCGAGGACCCGAACTTCGTCGGCAACCCAATCCAGCTCGAGATCTGGAACGCCGGCCCGTTGACCGTCCGCCTGGTGAAGGGCCTGCACATCTGCCAGATCATCTTCGAGGAGGTCGCCGGCACCCCCAGCCGAGGCTACGACGGCGTCTTCGCCGTCCAGGGCCCCGACGTCGAGCCCCCGGCCTGA